The Thermoanaerobaculia bacterium genome contains a region encoding:
- the nusB gene encoding transcription antitermination factor NusB yields the protein MAREMALQMLFQRDLGASALPDVLRTFDPEDYLRQLRADEVETREAEPETPAPPLRPVPRPDEIQDAFLYAGRLVEGVESHREQIDDRIRAQAENWRLERMPSVDRNILRLAIYEMWHQNDVPKLVVVDEAVELAKRFGSEQSGRFVNGVLDGLMKNEPMPGSLR from the coding sequence ATGGCAAGAGAGATGGCCCTGCAGATGCTCTTCCAGCGCGACCTGGGCGCCTCTGCCTTGCCCGACGTCCTGCGGACGTTCGACCCCGAGGACTACCTCCGGCAGCTGCGGGCCGACGAAGTCGAGACGCGGGAGGCAGAGCCCGAGACTCCGGCGCCGCCGCTGCGGCCGGTGCCGCGACCCGACGAGATCCAGGACGCCTTCCTCTATGCCGGCCGCCTGGTCGAGGGGGTCGAGAGCCACCGCGAGCAGATCGACGACCGGATCCGCGCCCAGGCGGAGAATTGGCGCCTCGAGCGGATGCCGTCCGTGGATCGCAACATCCTGCGCCTCGCCATCTACGAGATGTGGCACCAGAACGACGTGCCCAAGCTGGTCGTGGTCGACGAGGCGGTCGAGCTCGCCAAGCGGTTCGGCTCCGAGCAGTCGGGCCGCTTCGTGAACGGCGTCCTGGATGGCCTCATGAAGAACGAGCCGATGCCCGGGAGCCTGCGGTGA
- a CDS encoding 6,7-dimethyl-8-ribityllumazine synthase, with product MNSGVPDSLSLDGTGRRFGIVAARFHGAVVDRLLAGAESALLAHGVTAADIEVVRVPGAWEIPAGLDALARSGRFSALIALGVLIRGGTLHFEVIANECSRGIAEVSLRRELPVAFGVLTCETMAQAVARAGGEEGNKGEEAALAALEMASLLDRLRQHRAS from the coding sequence GTGAACTCGGGGGTTCCTGACAGCCTTTCCCTGGACGGCACGGGGCGGCGTTTCGGCATCGTCGCGGCGCGTTTCCACGGCGCGGTGGTGGATCGTCTCCTCGCCGGCGCCGAGAGCGCGCTGCTCGCCCATGGGGTCACGGCGGCCGATATCGAGGTCGTCCGGGTGCCGGGCGCCTGGGAGATCCCTGCCGGCCTCGACGCCCTGGCGCGCAGCGGCCGGTTCTCGGCGCTCATCGCCCTGGGCGTCCTGATCCGGGGCGGAACGCTGCACTTCGAGGTCATCGCCAACGAGTGCAGCCGCGGCATCGCGGAGGTCTCGCTGCGTCGTGAGCTGCCGGTCGCCTTCGGCGTGCTGACCTGTGAGACGATGGCGCAGGCGGTGGCACGGGCCGGCGGGGAAGAGGGCAACAAGGGCGAGGAGGCTGCCCTGGCGGCGCTCGAAATGGCGAGTCTGCTCGACCGCCTTCGCCAACACCGGGCTTCCTGA